The Oryzias melastigma strain HK-1 linkage group LG3, ASM292280v2, whole genome shotgun sequence genome contains a region encoding:
- the LOC112160896 gene encoding urotensin-2 receptor, translating into MTTMSMEPVGVLVERATNATAPPSNSFEDTAATYTIGTILSIMCLIGVSGNIYTLVVMCHSMRAAASMYIYIINLAMADLLYLLTIPFVVCTHFLTGWYFGDAGCRILISMDFLTMHASIFTLTIMSTERYFAVLKPLDTVKRSKSYRKAIALLVWGASLILTLPMIVSIQLMTVGTKAMCQSTLSSLSYKVYISFLFCTSIVAPGLIIGFLYIQLARTYWISQTETFKQTKKLPNQKVLYLIFTIVLLFWACFLPFWIWQLLGQFYPSLPLSTKAKRNINYLTTCLTYSNSCINPFLYTLLTKNYKEYLRKHKRSWTAGNYFNRRSRFQRSPRRSPSASSQQCTESFMLTNTASLRAHSSSL; encoded by the exons ATGACAACCATGTCCATGGAGCCTGTGGGAGTCCTGGTGGAGCGAGCCACCAACGCCACCGCCCCGCCTTCCAACTCATTTGAGGACACAGCTGCTACCTACACCATAGGAACCATCCTCTCCATCATGTGCCTGATCGGAGTTTCAGGGAACATTTACACACTGGTGGTCATGTGCCACTCCATGAGGGCTGCAGCCTCCATGTACATCTACATCATAAACTTGGCGATGGCGGACCTGCTGTATCTCCTCACAATCCCCTTCGTGGTCTGCACACACTTTCTGACGGGGTGGTACTTCGGGGATGCCGGGTGTCGTATACTCATCAGCATGGACTTCCTGACCATGCATGCTAGCATATTCACGCTGACAATCATGAGCACGGAGCGCTACTTCGCAGTCCTCAAACCGCTTGACACGGTCAAGAGGTCCAAGAGCTACAGGAAGGCCATCGCTCTGCTGGTCTGGGGTGCCTCTCTGATTCTCACCCTTCCGATGATCGTCAGCATCCAGCTGATGACGGTGGGCACCAAGGCCATGTGCCAGTCCACTTTGTCCTCGCTTTCGTACAAAGTTTACATCTCCTTCCTGTTTTGCACGAGCATCGTCGCACCAGGACTGATCATCGGGTTCCTCTACATCCAGCTGGCACGCACCTACTGGATTTCCCAAACAGAAACCTTCAAACAGACCAAGAAACTACCCAACCAAAAG GTGCTCTACCTGATCTTCACCATCGTGCTCCTCTTCTGGGCGTGCTTCCTGCCGTTCTGGATCTGGCAGCTCCTCGGACAGTTCTACCCCTCGCTGCCCCTCTCCACCAAAGCCAAGCGCAACATCAACTACCTGACCACCTGCCTGACCTACTCCAACAGCTGCATCAACCCCTTCCTGTACACGCTGCTCACCAAGAACTACAAGGAGTACCTGAGGAAGCACAAGCGCTCCTGGACGGCGGGGAACTACTTCAACCGGCGGAGCCGCTTTCAGCGCTCACCTCGCCGGTCGCCGTCCGCCAGCAGTCAGCAGTGCACGGAGAGCTTCATGCTGACAAACACAGCCTCGCTGAGAGCTCACAGCAGCAGTCTATAA